The segment cttaagtgtgataaCTCCCTTATCCTGTAGTGAAAAATAGAAAGCCTTTTCAGCTATGCCTCATTCTTTTTATGCTCCTCTGTAGAATATTACacgttttgtgatttttttctaaaataaagtatttttctgtatggaaacgaataaactcctttatttgaatattgatcaaaatattcaaaaggatTTCCTGTCagatattctcaaaatttataaaatattcattggagaatattttgctttggaattttatgcttcattgCAACATATTTGCCTCCGCTATTCTCCCCTCTTAATCCCTTTCACCCCATTCCCCGCAATTGGTGCACCTTCATTGGCATGTAATTGAGATAATGCCGATGGGAATTGAGATTTCCCCCCGAAATGTGCCCCACTTTTCCATTCATTGAGCACAAAACACAGCCGATGAGGCTGAATAAATCGCTATGTTGTTTGTATATATATTGCCCCCACACACTCTATGCTCTCTCTGGCTCATAGAGAAAGGGCACCACCCTTCTCAAACCCTCTCCCTCACGTCATACTCCTCCAGGGGATGCCAGGATGTGTCTCTGTTGCCCcccattttctcacacacaggCATGGTCACtgaattaaatagattttgttTGTGAATCACACCACAGGGTTGTGTGGGGGGAAATAATTCACTTGGTGGCGAACAAGGTTCAAGACCAAAATCCCATGTCTAACACATACCCCCCATTGGGGTTTCACAGCCACCCTCAGCCCCCGTCTGTAGTTGTCACACTCCCTCTTTAATCAATTAAAGGCAATTTCATATACCTCCGGCTCACCTTCTCCTCACTCTCTGATGTGTTTTTGTGTCTTTGCAGGCAGATGAGGATGAAGAGCAGGTGACCAACCAAACGGAAGCTGTCCAATGGGCCGATGGGCTTCTGCTGGTTTACTCAATTACAGATCGACGATCATTCAACTACATCCGCCGCACGAGGGCCAATTTGCAGACAGACAGCCCACCCGTTGTGCTTGTTGGCAATAAAGTTGACATGATCCATGGACGGCAAATTAGTACGGAAGAAGGGGAAATTCTGGCCAAGGATTTCGAGTGTAAATTTTCCGAGGTGTCTGCGGCTGAGCACGTGGGTCAGGTGGCGGATACGTTCCACGATTTATGCCGGGAAGTCCTTGCGGCACGACGGAAGAGCAAACAGAGTCTCCTGGATCGTATGCTGGGCGGTACACGGGTGTATAGTCGCGGGAAGAGTGACAGCGCCCTACCCAAAGACTGACCCTCAACATTTCCACGGAGTGTCTCGTGTGAAAAAgtctaaattttcaattcttttcttacaatttcaCATGCAAATATTTATCCTTATAATGTGACAATAATAgcaatattatatacaaattgTTCCCTTCCTAGTAGCAAGTCTTTTTCCCATTCCAAGAAAGCAGTTGAAGCCTTTGGCCATGTGGAAGAGAACAAATTAATATAATCCCTGTGGTGAGGATTAGGATtgaagtgtgtgtgtgtgatacAGAAGCTTCCTCCTGTGAATAGCATAAGATCATCGGTGTGGTTATTTGTCTTTGGATGGAAGCTCCTTATGCGGGAGTAATCCGATCGTCGTGGCTGATATGGTTACTTTGCACTTGAATCCCATCTTACACATCCAACGTCTTCTCGTCCTCAACGCAATAACTCACAAGCACTTTCATGAATACTTAATGGAAATTAATAGGACACTTCTCCCGAGGTAGCTCTCAATGTATCCCTCACATACACACaccttttgctatatattcaTGGGAAGGGTGCTTAAAGCTCCACATTCCCTCTATATTGCAAGACATCCTTCTTTCTCTTGAAGAATTCCTTCAAAGACAGAAGAATTTACTACGCattgaaagtaaatttaaaaaataggtCGACTTTTAGGGttgaaagaaaagcttttgagatacaaaaaaaatattcgctcttttatttcaaaatattcatgcttttcaatc is part of the Lutzomyia longipalpis isolate SR_M1_2022 chromosome 3, ASM2433408v1 genome and harbors:
- the LOC129791975 gene encoding ras-related and estrogen-regulated growth inhibitor isoform X1, which produces MTSRGIRRKKSSLSEVKIAVIGAPGVGKSALTVRFLTKRYIGEYDHHSENRYRHEAVVDNEPVLFEILDTCPKADEDEEQVTNQTEAVQWADGLLLVYSITDRRSFNYIRRTRANLQTDSPPVVLVGNKVDMIHGRQISTEEGEILAKDFECKFSEVSAAEHVGQVADTFHDLCREVLAARRKSKQSLLDRMLGGTRVYSRGKSDSALPKD
- the LOC129791975 gene encoding ras-like protein family member 11A isoform X2, which codes for MIIILKIATDTKLWLTMNLCYLRFWTPAPRSADEDEEQVTNQTEAVQWADGLLLVYSITDRRSFNYIRRTRANLQTDSPPVVLVGNKVDMIHGRQISTEEGEILAKDFECKFSEVSAAEHVGQVADTFHDLCREVLAARRKSKQSLLDRMLGGTRVYSRGKSDSALPKD